tttattcaagcaACAAAAGATCGTTGCGCATGCGCTGCCGTCGGGCACTGGCCTGGGTGCTGGGGAAACACTGGGAGGAGGCAATGAGAGCAGAGGGTTCCCAGAACGGGCTTCACAGCTGGGCTGCCTGGATTTGGATCCTGGCTGCACACTTAGAAGTTGGGAGACTGCGgttaaattacttaacctctctttcGGTTGCTAGCAGttcttatctcacagaactgccGGAGAGAAGTAAGCGAGGTGATGCCTGTACgcagcctagcacagtgccaggcacttaGCACACATTCCTTAACTGCaggtgttaaaagaaaaaaaaaaaaaaaagagcaacaagAGATAGCATTTCCATCCTCTTAAAACACCCAGTACAGTGGGTGGCTGAACTGGAGAGAAGTTGGTTCTTGGAAATGAGGGTCCGGAGAGGAAGGGTCTGAGAAGTTAGCTGAGGAAGGCCAAGAATGGGGCTAGTCAGCTAGAGCCAGAGGCCAGGAAGCATTCCAGAGGCCTCGGGCGGGGACAGGGCGGCAACCAGAAGAGGCTTCCCGTTCAAACAGGGGCGGGACATGTTAATAAGTTGTTCAAAGGAATTGCTGGAGCACCATGGTTTGGGctaatcatttttcttatttttctggattGAGTACATGGAACTTTTGTGATATCCTCAGATGCCTCAGTCTGCAAGAATCCTCAGGATCCATCCTTTCTGCTACCTGTTCTGTGCCTAATGTTTGCAGTGGGAAGAGGGCCGTGAGCCTTAAGAGTCCTCTGGCCTGTGGCTGGGTGTCCCTGGGCCACACTCCTGTTTCTGAGCCTTCCAGGACTTGATTTTTGCCCTTCACTCTGTATTTGCAGCTCTTTCCAGTCTTCTCTGATTCCCAGgcggctggggcggggggcgggggggggcactGATGGGGGTAGTGTGGCCAATGTCAACATGAAGGCTGGACGAGGGCAGGGGGCAGCTCAGTGGAGAGTGCGGACTtaggatgcacgaggtcctggcgcAGGGTGCCTCTGAGTTCTGCTTCAGTCTGCAAGTCGCAGCTTTTGACGTACAGactgggaggggacagaggctcTTCAGTTTGCCTCTCGCTGATGACCGCGCCACCTCTCGAACGAGAACCAATTCAGCGGTTGGAAGCTGGCAAAAGTCAGGAGTGAGGCAGCAGGCCCAGCCCCTGTGGTCTCCACATCTTCCCTTCAATAATCCACCCTCTTTTCACCAAAATAACAAACGCACTAATTAATCTTCCTTATTTTGGCCTTCTCACCTCATTAGTCCAAAAACTGTATTCTCCAAAGATAAGTCGAGGTATCCGGCATTTTCCCCCCCCACACCTCCTCTGGTTCCTTTTTCATCTCCTCTTGCACCTGAGTTTGTCTCCTTTTTGTGGTACTCTGACTTCTTGTTTCAGGCCAGGCTGCCATACatcttactgaaaacaaaaaagccaacattttctaaaatgtccttCCCATTACTCTAgtaaagttggtttttttttccctccacatctGAGTAATGCTCCTATTCTTTTTTGCtatagaaatttttctctggtccCAAGGTCCCATTTTGGGCgttaggtttgtgtgtgtgtgtgtgtgtacgtgtgtacgtTTAATTCATCCCGGAATGGGTTTATTTATATCCCAACATGGCATTTGTAAGTAGTCATTCATTAACTCGGCAGATACGAATTTTTCAGAAATTGATATTTGCTCATCTTCTGGTGGGCAAGGTGTTTCAAAAACTGAATTACATATAAGGATTCGTCTTCAAAGAGTCTCTGATTTACGAGCAGAGTCAAGAAAGGTATAATAATGATAGTGCACAGTAGAAAGCCAGGAGGGGGACATGGATAGAGTTCATGATTTCTGCCTGTGGCCTTTTTCATGGATGCTACAAAGTAAACCAGGATTCCGAGATGGGAAGGACTGACTGTGCCTCGCTCAGTGTTGTTCTAAGTTGCAACCATTAGGAGTTAAGAGCACTGAGGCTCTTTCCAATTTATATgaccttttccttcctctgtaactgtgcaaaaatactagcaaacactAACGTGCCAGTGTGTCTATGATGCTATGAATTAATGAGTGTAAGCTTTACATTCTGTTATAGTATTTGTTAAAAATGACCACATTCCATTATAAATCATTGTGGCTCAAAGAATCAGTAAGAATGTTATCACATGTCAGtggaaaataagacattttctttAGATTGAATAATTTccccaaatgttttattttccagtgatGAAAACATGTTAACAGTCTACCTTATTTTACGCGAGGCATAGATACATTAGTCAATTGTCTCGAGTATATTCTTTTGTGAAAAGGCAATTTGACAAACTGTTGTTAtgaggaatttgaattttaagcacagtttttgttctgtttatttttttttaagtgtaccaattgctttttaaaatttaatgtttttaaaaagggactTCAAATATTACTGAATTTTGATGTTAAAAACCCCAGGCTATGACCAATGATAGTTTTAAGTTTATCTAATTAAgatgtgattaaaaaataggTAGAAAAGTGTAACTTCCAAACCCCTAGAGGGGGTGTCCACCTCATGGATCCCTACCTGGAGATGTGCTGTAACAGGGGCAAAGAGCCGCTAGGTGGCtccatcatttttaaataaaattaaagtccacaaaaaataatgtatagttacggaaaaaaaaaaaccctctatttgGCAGAACGTTTAATCAAAGCCAGAAACAATAGTCTGAAATCACGGCCACTCACTCAAAATAATTTGGAGTTACAGGGTTaagaattaaactaaaaaagaaatccGCAAAACCACAAAGTATGTATGGGTAAGAAATTTGCTAAAAAATCAGGGATGGCATTGTATTATAGTCTTAAGGACATCAATTACGAAGGGGAAGATGGTTccaattttttcctaattttcccagtttttcttttggactttctctttctagtttagaatttaaatttaaggaaaaaatactcaatttgggcattataatttattaaatattgatttcCAATTTCCTGGCTTATAGCTGTCATCCTTATTAACatcccaagagaaacaaaacaacttCGTTTGGGCTATtcgagaaggaaaacaaaatcactcTGCTCATCTAAAATAGGAAACAACTCAAAATCCGAGGAAGGCAAACATTACCCCATTCTGTATCATCTGCAGGAAAGAAATCGTGTGCCAAGAATTCCTTTCTGGTTCCAGAAAAGACGAGAAAAATACTATATCTGAAGTGCGGTTTGCCTTCTAGGTACAAAAATTTGCTAGTTAAGTatctctgaatttcattttttaagaagtggGATAACAGAAGACGATCATTTTCCTGAAAGTGTATAACTAACTTCATCATGAAGATAAACGTGacgtggtgggggagagggagatttCCAAATTATTAGATGTTCTGGACCGTCAGTCTGCAATTGGCAAGCAGTCGGGAAAAAgatcttttcccctcccctcttccttaaACGAGAATCTCAGACCTGTCACTTATTAAGAGCATACTTAGGAGTCGTTTTGAATTGTAAAAGAGACACTTTTCTTACTGTTGTTCGGAGCCAATAAATAATTATTGCGTGGCATGTGGGGTCGCCGCAACAttttgctggttttgtttttccaggcAGAAGCCGCATTTGGAAACTTACAAGAGTGGAGGGCAAGTCGTATGCCAGAATTCGTTGAGACCGTTTTTGTAAATGAGCGCTTCTAGCAGAGTTTAAATTACAGTtggttttaaaatgctaattccGAACccacttatttaaatgtttttgaaaacgTTCGCCCTTctgatttagaagaaaacaaatcacaCCAAAAGACTGCGCAAACCGAACCTGAAATGAACGAATACTGCTCGAATGTGAACGAACGTATAGTTATGTTTAGAGACGTGGTTAGATAAATTAAAAACCGATTTCAGTCCCTTCCTTCAAAGAATCCCCTAGGAGAAGGGGACACACCAAGGATGCACCTTAATATCGTCTACCGTTTACCCCCAAAGATTTGTAAATCGCGTCTATTATTTCTGACTGCGAGCGCATCAGTCGAGACCGGACGTGAATCCTGCAACTCGATCCGCACAGGTGTAGAGGCTCGAAGTCTAAATACCAAAGGGGGCTAGGCCACCCAAAGTTAACTTACGGACTTTTCATAAAACAGTGGCCCGCCTTTGGTGATCTGCTCTTTGTTCCGATATTcgttattttatttcatgattgTGCTGAGAACACGGTGGTTAGGAATGGGGAGCCGTTCGCCCGAAACCTGGAGGCGCCAGCCTCCCCCGTCCGCCCCGGCTCCCCCGGGCCGGCGAGGAGGGGCTgcaggcgcggggcggggcgcggcgggcgcggcgggcggcgCGAGGTTTCCGCGCGCTGGGCCGGGACGCGCGGGCAGGTGGGGCGTGGCGGGGGCGTGGAGAGCCGGGGCCCGCGGGCCGCCGCCCAGCCCCGGGACCGGCCCGGGAGGAGCCGCGCCGCCGACGGTTATAAGAAGCCGGCTCGCCGGCGCTCCGCGCGCACCCGACCCCCCTCCCCGCCCGGGACGCCGATCGCCGCTCGAGGGCCGAGGCGGGGCCGCAGGGTTGGCCCCCAAAGGGATGCTCTCGCCCGAGCGGCGAGACCAGCCCCGCTCGccgctcgccgccgccgccgcgccgcaCCCGCCGACGGCCGCCGACATGGCTCTCTACTGCGGCGACAACTTCGGCGTgtactcgcagcccggcctgcccccggccgccgccgccgccgccccgggcGCCCCTCCGCCGGCCAGGGCGCCCTACGGGCTGGCCGACTACCCCGCGCCGCCGGCCGCCGCCGCCAACCCCTACCTGTGGCTCAACGGGCCGGCCGTGGGCGGtcccccggccgccgccgccgcgtaCCTGGGggcccccccgccgccgccgccgccgccgccccccgggGGCGCGCCCGGGCCCTTCCTGCAGCCGCCGACCGCGGCCGGCACCTTCGGCTGCGCGCAGCGGCCCTTCGCGCAgcccgcgcccgccgcgcccgccTCGCCCGCCGGGCCCGCGGCGCCGGGGGAGCTGGGCTGGCTGTCCATGGCCAGCCGCGAGGACCTGATGAAGATGGTGCGACCGCCCTACTCGTACTCGGCGCTCATCGCCATGGCCATCCAGAGCGCGCCCGAGCGCAAGCTCACGCTCAGCCACATCTACCAGTTCGTGGCCGACAGCTTCCCCTTCTACCAGCGCAGCAAGGCGGGCTGGCAGAACTCCATCCGCCACAACCTGTCGCTCAACGACTGCTTCAAGAAGGTGCCCCGCGACGAGGACGACCCAGGTGAGGACGGACAGGTGCTTCCTGGCCGGTCCCTTATACCCAcgtgcacccccaccccccacactcgGAGAGGCCGACCAGttagagaaaaagggaaaagcctGAATCCTCAAACTGGGCGCCGCCCCTGGATGGTGTTCACCAGGCCGCTGGAAGGGAGGGTCCAGGTACAGGGAGGGAGATTAGGACTAAAAACACGGATGAGCACTTAGATGAGGGAAGGCTATGAAGAGATTCCGATGAGCTGAGAATCCCATCACATTTCAGGAGAGGGGTGGTGAGAGGCCTAGGGCTGGAGCAGCCGGCTGTGCAGGCTGCCACAGatgctcttcctcctgcctctgggtcGCGGGAGACCCACTGTGCCTGCTTTGAGAGGGGTGATTATAGAGGATGGTGACACAGGCATCTTGAGGCAGGGGCCGAGGGATGGGAGAGCTTGAGCGGGGTCCTGCAGACCGCGCGGTTTGGGAACCATAACTatttagaaatgtgaaaatgaaaagccTAAATTTGCATCGTTCGGATCTAAGCCCAGGGGTGAGGAGGGCTGGGTTGGAGTGGAGCGTTAGTGGTTTCCGTTCTTCTCGAGGAGTGAGGTGGAGAAAAGCTCAAAAACGAGAGAAACAGAATCCTACTTAAGAGTTTCAGAAGGGTCCCAGGACAGGGGAAATGCTGGCAGAGTCGTGataggaaaaagagaagagaaatgttGCAGTCGCAAACTACAGAGATCCAGGATTTTGTGTAAATTGTGGAAATACTCTGAAGTATTTGTACTTGGAGTCATTCTAGAGCAGTGCTTTCCAACAGAAGTACAGCACAAACCACGCGTGGTtgtaaattttctagtagccacgttaaaaaagtaaaaaagaagttggtgaaattattttttaattggtaacCCAAAATATTGTTTCAACGtataacaaatacaaaaattactAGTGAGCTACTTTACATTATTCTTTTGGCACTAACTCTTCAAAATCCTGTGTGTTTTACACCACATCTCACTTTGGACTGGCCACTTTTCAAGTGCCCAACGGCAACGTGTGGCTTGTGGTTAGTGTACTGGACAGGGTGCAGTTCCAGAAGACGCATCTTCCAGACCTGGCCTCTGAGTCTAAGACGATCGTGTAAATTGGCATATACACTCCTGGACTTTCTAAAAAGTTTAAGGATCTATAACTAATGTCTTGTCAAAGCTTTTGGTACCAATGTGACACAATATAAATATCCTGATGGGTGCAGGTGTTGTTATTTAGATGGTaattatatgaataaaaaaatttttttttctgcaactACTTGCAGAAAATGTGTCAGTGGAGATAATGAATGTGGAGGACCATGTGCTAGTTTGTGGAGACAGTGTTTAAGACAATGGTTAAGAATGCTGAGTCTAGAGCCAGTCTGCTTAAAATCCTCACCCTACCATTGCTAGCTGACAACAGGTTACTAACTTAatctggatctcagtttccccatctgaaaaatggaggcAGTGATATTGCCTGTCTTCAGAGAGCTGAGAGGAGAAACTGAAGTTATCCATGCAAAGCACTCACGATGAGATAAGTGCTTTATAGTACTTTCAAATGCCAAAGATTCTTTTTACCAGCAGCGAAAGAAGCTGTCTGGAGATAAAATCCTCCAAGATGCTAGATCTTCTTTACTTCCATTGTGCTGGAGAGTGAGGGAAATTTTCTAAGCAGAAGACCAGCATTGCAGGCATTAAATTAGGTCCTGATCTCTGAGATTTGTGGAGTGGAGGAAGAGCTTTGAAGAGATACGGGGTGCCTCCTGCCCTAGGTGTGTACCCCAAGTATATGCCATCCAAGGCGTTGTTAAAACAGTTAATTACTCAGTAATAACTTGTCGTTTGTGTTCGACAAGGCAGAGGACTGGGTATCTGAGGCTGCCTTTTTCTAGTGGTGTATTTTTTTCGGGGAGGGTATTGTACCTTTGCAGCCAGTGATGATGATAACATACTGGTTTTTCgctgcttactgtgtgccagctaCTTGGCAGAGGTATCATTTAACGCTCACAGCCAACCTATGAGGTGAGTACCGTTCTTACCCctatttttacaaagaaagagACGGAGGTTCAAGTAGTGCCAGGATTTGGCAGGGAGAACACAATATGCATCTAGAAGGGAAGGTGCTGAGTCATTATAAGTGTTTGGGGAATAGAAGTGAGTCTTAAAATGTAAGTGGCAGACACTGCCAGGAGAAGCTGGAAGTGGCTAGGACACTGTTGTTCCAGATTTCTCCTTGAAGGTGAAGAATAAAATCTCCCCACAAAGGATGAATTTAAGGGGTAGAGCGGATGGAGCATCTTTGCCAGAGTTTAATGAGAGTCTGCCCCCTCGTCTCAGAGCTGAAGCTGAGCGCATGGGCACGGACGGGGTGCTCCTCTCTCACCCCGCTTCCTTTCTCGTCTCCGCAGGGAAAGGGAATTACTGGACCCTGGATCCgaactgtgagaaaatgtttGACAACGGGAACTTCCGCAGGAAGCGGAAGCGCCGCTCGGAAACCAGCAGCACCTCTGCGGCGGCCGCGGGGGCATCTAAGTCAGAAGACGGGCTGTCCTCGGGACTGAGCTCTGGAGTGGCTGGGAAGCCGGAGGGAGACAGCTCCTCTCAGTCCCCAGAGCCTCCCGAGGGCACCAAGAGGACCGCCTCCTCCCCAGGAGCATCCATGCTCACCTCCACCCCTTGCCTGAACACCTTCTTCAGCAGCCTCAGCACCTTAAGTGTCAGCAGCAGCGCGGGCACCCAGCGAGCTCTCCCCGGCAGCCGCCACCTAGGGATCCAGGGCGCCCAGGTGCCCCCCAGCAGCACCTTCCCCCCCAGCTCCGTCTCGGAGGCCTCACCAGACACCTTGCAGCTGAGCCACAGCACCAGCAACGCGGGCAGCAGCCAGAGATCTTCCTATTACAGCCCCTTCCCTGCCAGCACCAGCGGGGGTCAGAGCGGCCCCTTCGGCAGCCCGTTCTACAACTTCAGCGTAGTCAACAGCCTCATCTACCCCCGCGAGGGCTCCGAGGTATAGAGCGTGCTTCTCAGACTTGAATGTGCACACCTGAGATCTTGTTCACATGCAGATTCCCAGGCGGTAGGTCTGGGGCGGGCACCGAGATGCCACGTTTCTCGAGCTCCTGGGAGAGCTCCGGGTCCATCCGCTGACCTCACTCGGAGGATCATGGATGCAGCAGGAGTCTCTCTACATCTCGGCCAGCTTTGACAGCTTTCTCTGGATAAGGGCCTTCCTGGAGAGAAATCCAGCCCTCTCTGTTCTGGGCTAGCACCTGTGAgccctgtgagggcagggaccatgtctttctGTTCATCAGTGTATATCAGGGTTACAAGCTCAAGGGTGTATAGGaactggctgaaaaaaaaaaaagtgaatgaagttgTTGGGTGGGAAAAAGGTAACAGTTGGCAACAGAAGCAGAAAGGACGGGTTGGGACTGACCAGCTAAAGGCTGTTATCTCCCGCCTGGCAGCATTCTGATTTTTCTAGAAAAGTCAGATACCTGGATTTTTATAGGAAGCCTCCACTTGGATTCTTTGTGgctaatgaaagttttaaaaatacggTACTAGGAAATGCAAATACTCTATCCAGCTCGCAAATCACCTCTATTTAGGCTCAGCGTCAGGTGCGAGGTAGACCCTAACAGCAGCAAAACTGCGCAGGCAAGCCagcactgtgtgccaggcgctgttttAGACACTTGACgtgtattcactcatttaatcatcacaagaACCTTGGGAGATAGGTATGCTTTCTGCCCCTCATTTTCTGTACGAGGGCAGTGAAACGCCAGGatgttaggtaacttgcccaaggccactcagATAGTAAGCCGTGGAGCCAGGATCAggtcaggcagtctggctccagaattgGTGCTTGTAAATTTTGTGTTCTAGTTCCTGGAAATCAAGGCACCAGCATGCACAGGCAGACATAGTGTGTACAGAGTAGGAATGAGCTCGCCTTCATTTGACCAAAGATTCTGGTTGAAATCAGTGCCACTCTGGGCAGCGGACATGGACAACCCCTCTTGCCTTACTTCTGCTGCCGTATTTCTGAGGTCTGGGGTGACTAGTGTCTTACTCAACTTGGTGTCCTGTCCCTTTTAGCATGTGTCTTGGATTTTTCAACTTATACAcaaagttttagaattttattagaaatagtttttaaatggaattttttatagttttttataaaaactttgtgatcagaaactttttaaaatgtaacttattTTTGGCACTCCCTTTTACTTCTCAAGAGGCATCTTCATTTGAATAGTTTTTTATGGTCAccctcccagtgcccagcagaaGGCCTGGTACCTGGCAGACACTCAGTCACTGTTTGAACTTATCCAAAAAGTGTTCATTACAGTGTGGATATTTGTTGATTGTATTGGAATAGCGATGCATTAAGATGAAGATAATGTCCTAGGAGTTACCTTTGTACCATGCTGTTCAGTCTTTGATGGGAGCATTGCTGGTTTgggggtttaatttttttttggaaaaggaaCACAgtacattgtaaaaaaaaataataatatcttttCTCCAGGTATTCTTTTTTGAGACTCTCACAGCATtactgttaaatttttattttgaaatatgcaaatagaaaattatttttttaaatagtttatcgAGGTATAGATAACATCACCATTACTTTTTGAATATTATGCAGGAAGACAACCAAAGAGACTGCCTAGCCCCATATTGTGTGTACAAAAAACCAGTTTCTGTGGATATTTTTCTATGTGAAAAATCATGTGGGCTTTTATACATATTGTTTCTAACAGCTctatatttgtaaattaatttataatgtgaactgggacaaaaaaaaaattttttccccaagaaagcACACTGCATGCTGGAAATCACATGAAATAAACTTTAAGTGGGATGACTTCTAGCCACTTTTAGACATTACATTTTTCTGTCGTCAGCTTCTTTCTTCTAAAGGAATAGAGAGATGTGAGGGGCGTGGCACAAAGCCACTACAGGGGTTTTTGTATGTGttgagagtgaatgaatgattgtcTGTCAGATTTCTTTAACCTATCCAC
The sequence above is a segment of the Camelus ferus isolate YT-003-E chromosome 28, BCGSAC_Cfer_1.0, whole genome shotgun sequence genome. Coding sequences within it:
- the FOXI3 gene encoding forkhead box protein I3 produces the protein MLSPERRDQPRSPLAAAAAPHPPTAADMALYCGDNFGVYSQPGLPPAAAAAAPGAPPPARAPYGLADYPAPPAAAANPYLWLNGPAVGGPPAAAAAYLGAPPPPPPPPPPGGAPGPFLQPPTAAGTFGCAQRPFAQPAPAAPASPAGPAAPGELGWLSMASREDLMKMVRPPYSYSALIAMAIQSAPERKLTLSHIYQFVADSFPFYQRSKAGWQNSIRHNLSLNDCFKKVPRDEDDPGKGNYWTLDPNCEKMFDNGNFRRKRKRRSETSSTSAAAAGASKSEDGLSSGLSSGVAGKPEGDSSSQSPEPPEGTKRTASSPGASMLTSTPCLNTFFSSLSTLSVSSSAGTQRALPGSRHLGIQGAQVPPSSTFPPSSVSEASPDTLQLSHSTSNAGSSQRSSYYSPFPASTSGGQSGPFGSPFYNFSVVNSLIYPREGSEV